From one Phocaeicola salanitronis DSM 18170 genomic stretch:
- a CDS encoding chromate transporter has product MNFYIKSFLIFTRIGMFTIGGGYAMVPLIEDELVDKRKWITHEDFLDLMALAQTVPGIFAVNIAIFIGYKLRRFWGAFWMALGTILPSFLVILAIALFFQQFKHYPAVESVFKGIRPAVVALIAAPTFKMAKSARINRYNVWIPVVSALLIWLLGFSPIYVIILSGLGGYIYGRLKFKR; this is encoded by the coding sequence ATGAACTTTTATATCAAATCATTTCTCATCTTTACCCGCATCGGAATGTTCACCATTGGAGGAGGATATGCCATGGTGCCCCTGATAGAAGATGAATTGGTAGACAAACGAAAATGGATTACGCACGAAGACTTCCTCGACCTGATGGCATTGGCGCAAACTGTGCCGGGCATCTTCGCAGTCAACATTGCCATTTTCATCGGTTACAAGTTACGCCGCTTTTGGGGAGCTTTCTGGATGGCATTGGGCACTATCCTGCCCTCATTTCTCGTCATCCTTGCCATTGCTCTTTTCTTCCAGCAATTCAAGCACTACCCTGCAGTGGAAAGCGTATTCAAGGGCATCCGCCCCGCCGTAGTGGCACTGATAGCTGCCCCTACGTTCAAGATGGCAAAATCGGCACGCATCAATCGTTACAATGTATGGATTCCCGTAGTTTCCGCTCTTCTTATCTGGCTTTTAGGTTTCTCCCCCATCTATGTCATTATCCTAAGCGGATTAGGAGGATACATCTATGGGAGGTTAAAATTTAAACGTTGA
- a CDS encoding chromate transporter yields MLFLQLFYAFFKIGLFGFGGGYAMISMIQGEVVTRHQWLTSTEFTDIIAISQMTPGPIGINSATYVGYSAVVNAGYSHTIGILGSIITTGAVVLPSFILMVLISRFFLKYQKHPAVAAVFNGLRPGVVGLLAAAALVLMNGENFGTDYLQIIVSTVLFVATFITSYYYKTNPILLIVASGIIGYIIYGQ; encoded by the coding sequence ATGCTTTTCCTGCAACTTTTTTATGCGTTCTTCAAAATCGGCCTCTTCGGATTCGGAGGAGGCTATGCCATGATTTCCATGATACAAGGTGAAGTAGTAACCCGTCACCAATGGCTCACTTCAACCGAGTTTACCGATATTATCGCCATCAGCCAAATGACTCCCGGCCCTATCGGAATTAACTCAGCCACATACGTAGGCTACTCGGCAGTTGTCAATGCAGGTTATTCACACACTATCGGAATTTTAGGTTCCATCATAACCACCGGAGCCGTAGTGTTGCCTTCGTTCATACTAATGGTACTTATCAGCCGCTTCTTTCTCAAATACCAAAAACATCCTGCCGTAGCCGCAGTATTCAATGGATTACGTCCTGGCGTAGTGGGCTTGCTGGCAGCAGCAGCCTTAGTATTAATGAATGGCGAAAACTTCGGTACTGATTATTTGCAAATCATTGTCAGCACGGTACTGTTTGTGGCAACCTTCATCACTTCCTATTACTATAAGACCAATCCCATACTCCTGATTGTAGCAAGCGGCATAATAGGATACATCATTTATGGTCAATAA
- a CDS encoding DUF4293 domain-containing protein produces the protein MIQRIQSVYLFIVFVLLIIMMSVSVGHFYTETSVAEMSNLCVTTADGASDYTPWALFVLLLISTALSFVTIFLYKKRMLQIRLTVFSSIVLVGYYITCAVFAVSTLSAYGSFTPSWSVCLPFVCIILNWLAIRAIGKDEVLVRAYNTIR, from the coding sequence ATGATACAGCGTATTCAGTCTGTTTATTTATTTATTGTTTTTGTTCTCTTGATTATCATGATGTCGGTGTCAGTCGGACATTTTTATACCGAAACCAGTGTAGCGGAAATGTCCAATTTATGTGTGACAACGGCAGACGGCGCTTCCGATTATACGCCGTGGGCATTGTTTGTTTTGTTGCTTATTTCAACGGCATTGTCGTTTGTGACCATTTTCTTATATAAGAAGCGCATGTTGCAAATCCGCTTGACTGTTTTCAGCAGCATTGTGTTGGTAGGGTATTACATCACATGTGCGGTATTTGCTGTTTCTACCTTGTCTGCATACGGTAGCTTTACTCCTTCATGGTCTGTTTGTTTGCCGTTTGTATGTATTATTTTGAATTGGCTTGCCATTCGGGCTATTGGCAAGGATGAAGTGCTGGTACGAGCATACAATACAATTCGATAA
- a CDS encoding DNA-directed RNA polymerase subunit omega yields MDYKKTNAPTNTITRNVMELCEDTGNIYETVAIIGKRANQIGVEMKNDLSKKLQEFASYNDNLEEVFENREQIEISRYYEKLPKPTLIATQEYIEGKVYYRNPAKEKEKLQ; encoded by the coding sequence ATGGATTACAAAAAAACAAATGCTCCTACCAATACCATCACCCGTAATGTAATGGAATTGTGTGAAGATACCGGCAATATCTATGAAACCGTAGCCATTATCGGTAAACGTGCGAACCAGATAGGCGTGGAGATGAAGAACGATTTGTCGAAGAAATTGCAGGAGTTTGCTTCGTATAACGATAACTTGGAAGAAGTCTTTGAGAACAGAGAGCAGATTGAAATTTCACGTTATTATGAGAAACTTCCGAAGCCGACGCTGATTGCTACGCAAGAATACATCGAAGGTAAGGTGTATTATCGGAATCCGGCGAAAGAAAAAGAAAAATTGCAATAA
- a CDS encoding outer membrane protein assembly factor BamD produces the protein MKKYIILSMLSVTMLSSCGEYNTVLKSTDYEYKYEAAKGYFAKGQNSRAATLLEELIPILKGTSNAEESAYMLAMTYFNQGDYISASHYFNVYYTTYPRGTYTELARFFCGKSLYLDTPEPRLDQTSTYKAIDELQMFIEYFPTSSRKDLAQNMIYELQDKLVEKEYLSAKLYYDLGSYTGNTSYSSTGNNYLAAVVTAQNVLRDYPYTKRREDLSILILRAKYDMAKESVLEKKEERMRDAIDEYYAFKNEYPESKYIKEVEAIYKDASQYVKEED, from the coding sequence ATGAAAAAGTACATCATTCTATCGATGCTTTCCGTGACGATGCTTTCTTCGTGCGGTGAGTATAATACGGTGCTGAAAAGCACGGATTATGAATATAAATATGAGGCGGCGAAAGGATATTTTGCTAAAGGGCAGAATAGCAGGGCTGCTACCTTGTTGGAAGAGCTGATTCCTATCTTGAAGGGGACGAGTAATGCGGAAGAGTCGGCATACATGCTGGCTATGACGTATTTCAATCAAGGTGACTATATCTCTGCCTCTCACTATTTTAATGTTTATTATACCACTTATCCGCGTGGAACGTATACCGAATTGGCTCGTTTCTTTTGTGGAAAATCATTGTATTTGGATACGCCTGAACCTCGTTTGGACCAGACTAGCACGTATAAGGCAATTGATGAATTGCAGATGTTCATCGAATATTTTCCGACCAGTTCCAGAAAGGATTTGGCTCAGAACATGATTTATGAATTGCAGGATAAGTTGGTGGAAAAAGAATATTTGTCGGCTAAGTTGTATTATGATTTGGGGTCATATACAGGAAATACATCGTATAGCAGTACAGGTAACAATTATCTGGCAGCGGTAGTAACTGCCCAAAACGTGCTGCGTGATTATCCTTATACGAAGAGAAGGGAAGACCTTTCTATCTTGATTTTACGTGCCAAGTACGATATGGCAAAAGAGAGTGTGCTCGAAAAGAAAGAGGAACGTATGCGTGATGCCATTGATGAATATTATGCGTTCAAGAACGAGTATCCCGAAAGCAAGTACATCAAAGAAGTGGAGGCTATTTATAAGGATGCCAGCCAATATGTGAAAGAGGAAGATTAA